The following proteins are encoded in a genomic region of Hoeflea phototrophica DFL-43:
- the kynU gene encoding kynureninase, with product MSAFETRRDMFNLPEGITYLDGNSLGPLPKHAVDQTRRTMTDQWGEMLIMGWNKADWMALPGRLGDRIGRLIGAPVDSTVVGDTLSIKVYQAVASALELRPGRKRVLSDNGNFPTDLYMAKGLIDSLGQGHDLKVVDPEAVEDAIDESVAVVMLTHVDYRTGRLHDMAAITRKAHEAGALMIWDLAHSAGALPVDLAACNADFAVGCTYKYLNGGPGAPAFIYVRPDLIDQVRPALSGWLGHAAPFAFDLDYRPGEGISRMRVGTPPVLQMAVLDAALDAFDGVDMADIRARSIELSEQFIAEVEASCKQVELASPRDPHARGSQVSFRFEEGYAAMQALIARGVIGDFRAPDIMRFGFCPLYNTGEDVSRAAAVLSEIIASREWDQPQFKTRKAVT from the coding sequence ATGAGCGCATTCGAGACACGGCGCGACATGTTTAACCTGCCCGAGGGCATCACCTATCTGGATGGCAATTCGCTGGGGCCGTTGCCCAAACATGCGGTTGATCAGACCCGCCGGACCATGACCGACCAGTGGGGCGAGATGTTGATCATGGGGTGGAACAAGGCCGATTGGATGGCGCTGCCTGGTCGCCTTGGCGACCGTATCGGACGCCTTATCGGCGCGCCGGTGGACAGCACGGTGGTGGGGGACACGCTGTCGATCAAGGTCTACCAGGCGGTGGCTTCGGCGCTGGAACTCCGGCCTGGGCGCAAGAGAGTGCTCTCGGACAATGGCAATTTCCCGACCGATCTGTACATGGCGAAAGGACTGATTGACAGCTTGGGGCAAGGGCATGATCTCAAGGTTGTGGACCCGGAGGCTGTCGAGGATGCGATTGACGAGAGCGTTGCAGTGGTAATGCTGACCCATGTCGACTACCGCACCGGGCGGCTGCACGATATGGCGGCGATCACCCGCAAGGCACATGAGGCCGGAGCGCTGATGATCTGGGACCTGGCCCATTCCGCCGGCGCGCTGCCGGTGGATCTTGCCGCTTGCAACGCGGATTTCGCGGTTGGCTGCACCTACAAATATCTCAATGGCGGTCCCGGCGCGCCGGCCTTCATCTATGTCAGGCCCGACCTGATCGATCAGGTTCGTCCCGCATTGTCGGGCTGGCTTGGGCATGCGGCTCCCTTTGCCTTCGATCTCGATTATCGCCCCGGCGAGGGGATCAGCCGGATGCGGGTTGGAACTCCGCCGGTTCTGCAAATGGCGGTGCTCGACGCGGCGCTGGATGCTTTTGATGGCGTTGACATGGCCGATATCCGCGCCCGGTCGATTGAGCTCTCGGAGCAGTTTATTGCGGAGGTCGAGGCGAGCTGCAAGCAGGTCGAGCTTGCCAGTCCGCGCGATCCACACGCGCGAGGCAGCCAGGTGTCGTTCCGCTTCGAAGAGGGCTATGCAGCAATGCAGGCACTGATTGCCCGCGGCGTGATCGGGGATTTCCGTGCGCCTGATATCATGCGTTTTGGCTTCTGCCCTCTCTACAACACGGGCGAAGATGTAAGCCGTGCCGCTGCGGTGCTGAGCGAGATCATTGCCAGCAGGGAATGGGATCAGCCGCAGTTCAAGACGCGTAAGGCAGTCACATGA
- a CDS encoding AMP-binding protein, which translates to MLGPSGHIDTFSRDRLPPREQWPEFLLDGFDYPEWLNCGYELTDAMVAKGFGDHTALIGNGRIRTYKELTDWTNRIAHVLVEDYGVKPGNRILIRSANNPAMVAAWLAATKAGAVVVNTMPMLRAVELGKIVDKAEITLALCDTRLMDEMVACAKESRFLDKVVGFDGTANHDAELDRLALSKPVRFETVKTGRDDVALLGFTSGTTGKPKATMHFHRDMLMIADGYAKEVLGVTPEDVFIGSPPLAFTFGLGGLAIFPLRFGAAAALLEQATPANMVEIIQNHKATVCFTAPTAYRAMLAAMEEGADLSSLRAAVSAGETLPGPVYEQWMAKTGKPMLDGIGATEMLHIFISNRFETAQPACTGKPVTGYEARIVDGEMNEVERGQVGRLAVRGPTGCRYLDDPEQQQKYVRDGWNLTGDSFTQDEDGFFHFAARSDDMIISAGYNIAGPEVEAALLAHDDVVECGVIGVPDEARGQIVQAHVVLKAGIVPDEAAIKRLQDHVKAVIAPYKYPRSVIFTDALPKTQTGKIQRFRLRSDDAG; encoded by the coding sequence GTGCTGGGACCATCGGGCCATATCGATACATTCTCGCGCGACAGGCTGCCTCCGAGGGAGCAGTGGCCGGAGTTTTTGCTCGATGGCTTCGATTATCCCGAATGGCTCAATTGCGGTTATGAGCTGACCGATGCCATGGTTGCGAAGGGCTTTGGCGATCATACAGCGCTGATCGGCAATGGCCGGATCAGGACCTACAAGGAACTCACCGACTGGACCAACCGGATCGCCCATGTGCTGGTCGAGGACTATGGCGTCAAACCGGGCAACCGGATCCTGATCCGCTCGGCCAACAATCCGGCCATGGTGGCAGCCTGGCTGGCGGCGACCAAGGCCGGAGCCGTGGTGGTCAACACCATGCCGATGCTGCGCGCCGTGGAGCTTGGCAAGATCGTCGACAAGGCGGAGATTACGCTGGCACTGTGCGACACCAGGCTGATGGATGAAATGGTTGCCTGCGCCAAGGAAAGCAGGTTCCTCGACAAGGTGGTCGGGTTCGACGGCACAGCCAATCATGATGCCGAGCTCGACCGGTTGGCTCTGTCCAAGCCCGTTCGTTTCGAGACGGTAAAGACCGGTCGCGATGATGTCGCGCTCCTGGGGTTCACATCAGGCACCACCGGAAAACCCAAGGCGACGATGCATTTTCACCGCGACATGCTGATGATCGCTGATGGCTATGCGAAGGAAGTTCTTGGCGTGACGCCCGAGGACGTTTTCATCGGCTCGCCCCCACTGGCGTTCACCTTCGGACTTGGCGGGCTTGCGATCTTTCCCCTGCGGTTCGGTGCGGCTGCGGCCCTTCTCGAACAGGCAACTCCGGCCAATATGGTCGAGATCATCCAGAACCACAAAGCCACCGTCTGCTTTACCGCTCCAACTGCTTATCGAGCCATGCTTGCGGCGATGGAGGAGGGGGCAGACCTGTCGTCCTTGCGTGCAGCGGTGTCGGCGGGTGAAACCTTGCCGGGTCCGGTTTACGAGCAGTGGATGGCAAAGACCGGCAAGCCGATGCTTGATGGGATCGGTGCCACCGAAATGCTGCACATCTTCATCTCCAACCGGTTTGAGACCGCGCAGCCAGCCTGCACCGGCAAGCCGGTCACGGGATATGAAGCCCGCATTGTCGATGGCGAGATGAACGAGGTCGAGCGCGGTCAGGTTGGCCGTCTGGCGGTGCGCGGGCCGACCGGCTGCCGCTATCTCGACGATCCGGAGCAGCAGCAGAAATATGTCCGCGATGGCTGGAACCTCACGGGAGATTCCTTCACCCAGGACGAAGACGGATTTTTTCATTTTGCCGCGCGCAGCGACGACATGATCATTTCCGCCGGCTACAACATCGCAGGCCCCGAGGTCGAGGCGGCGCTGCTTGCCCATGATGATGTGGTCGAATGTGGCGTCATCGGTGTCCCCGATGAGGCGCGCGGGCAGATCGTGCAGGCGCATGTGGTTCTCAAAGCGGGCATTGTGCCCGACGAAGCTGCTATCAAGCGCTTGCAGGACCACGTCAAGGCAGTTATCGCGCCCTACAAATATCCCCGCTCGGTGATCTTCACCGACGCACTTCCCAAAACCCAGACTGGCAAGATCCAGCGATTTCGTTTGCGCAGCGACGACGCGGGCTGA
- a CDS encoding ATP-binding cassette domain-containing protein: protein MALDDSIFSIASLEVALPDMAAKPVFGRAPLISILKGINLEITRGTVLGIVGGSGSGKSTLGRALLRLIEPTNGTIRFDGRDITHLGEDELRPIRRQMQMIFQDPMSSLNPRRRVGAIIADPLALHGFDGIDGRIDDALDHVGLPRSFKSRYPHELSGGQRQRVGIARAIALKPEFILADEIVSGLDVSSQAQVLNVLGSLVKELGLTLAFISHDLSVIRRLCDRVMVLNRGEIAEFANTDELFASPKSDYTRELMDAIPLPDPDQANW from the coding sequence ATGGCGCTTGACGACAGTATTTTTTCGATCGCGTCACTGGAAGTGGCGCTGCCCGACATGGCGGCGAAACCGGTTTTCGGACGCGCCCCGTTGATCTCTATTCTGAAGGGGATCAATCTGGAAATCACCCGGGGTACTGTGCTTGGGATCGTCGGCGGTTCGGGGTCTGGCAAATCGACGCTTGGCCGGGCGCTCTTGCGGCTGATCGAACCGACAAACGGAACAATCCGGTTTGACGGCCGGGACATCACCCATCTTGGCGAGGACGAGCTCAGGCCGATCCGGCGGCAGATGCAGATGATCTTTCAGGACCCGATGTCATCGCTCAATCCCCGCCGCCGGGTGGGGGCGATCATCGCCGATCCGCTCGCCCTGCATGGCTTCGACGGAATTGACGGCCGGATTGATGACGCGCTTGATCATGTCGGTCTGCCGCGCTCGTTCAAGAGCCGCTATCCGCACGAGCTGTCGGGCGGGCAGCGCCAGAGGGTCGGCATTGCGCGCGCAATTGCGCTGAAGCCGGAATTTATTCTGGCAGACGAGATCGTGTCCGGGCTGGATGTATCGTCGCAGGCGCAGGTGCTCAATGTGCTCGGATCGCTGGTCAAGGAACTGGGGCTGACGCTTGCGTTCATCAGCCACGATCTGTCGGTGATCCGGCGGCTCTGCGACCGGGTGATGGTGCTCAACCGGGGAGAGATCGCAGAATTTGCAAATACGGACGAACTTTTTGCGTCACCGAAATCGGACTATACCCGTGAACTGATGGACGCCATTCCGCTGCCGGACCCGGACCAGGCAAACTGGTAG
- a CDS encoding MarR family winged helix-turn-helix transcriptional regulator gives MNNQAVQTSKNSSADPAASKARLRLWLKLLKATKHVEGELRESLRTEFDTTLPRFDVMAALYRAEAGLKMSELSSVLRVSNGNVTGIVDRLVEDGIIIRVPVDNDRRATTVRLTQAGREQFATMAAKHEEWVDAMLGDVDVGDIQGMSDQLERIASKSGRKGG, from the coding sequence ATGAACAACCAGGCCGTGCAAACCAGCAAAAACAGCTCAGCTGATCCGGCAGCGTCCAAGGCGCGGCTGCGGCTTTGGCTCAAGCTGCTGAAGGCGACGAAGCATGTGGAAGGGGAACTGCGTGAATCCCTGCGCACCGAGTTCGACACCACACTGCCACGCTTCGATGTAATGGCGGCACTCTATCGCGCCGAGGCCGGGCTCAAGATGAGCGAATTGTCGAGTGTGCTGAGGGTTTCAAATGGCAACGTCACCGGCATCGTCGACCGCCTGGTCGAGGATGGGATAATCATCCGCGTGCCCGTCGACAACGACCGCCGCGCCACCACGGTACGGCTGACCCAGGCAGGGCGTGAACAATTTGCCACAATGGCCGCGAAGCATGAGGAATGGGTCGATGCCATGCTCGGGGACGTTGACGTTGGAGACATCCAGGGGATGTCCGACCAGCTAGAGCGAATTGCCAGCAAGAGCGGTCGGAAAGGGGGCTGA
- a CDS encoding bifunctional salicylyl-CoA 5-hydroxylase/oxidoreductase, producing MKIVCLGGGPAGLYFAISMKLRDPSHEVVVIERNRADDTFGWGVVLSDETLDNLAENDVESAAAIRGHFAYWDDIAVLFKGSKTVSTGHGFCGIGRKKLLLLLQERARELGVELRFETQFGKASDYAKDYDLVVASDGLNSLTRTEMADKFKPEVDVRKCEFVWLGTHQKFDDAFTFIFEETDKGWLWAHAYQFDDETATFIVECTPETFDNFGFGEMSQQETIAVCEKVFAEHLGGHSLMTNANHIRGSAWIKFPRVLCERWSYDNIVLMGDAAATAHFSIGSGTKLALESAIALANYLHSEPTLESAFAKYEDERRLEVLRLQSAARNSLEWFEEVERYLDLDPVQFNYSLLTRSQRISHENLRLRDPEWLEGAERWFQMQAGVPGNAPVRRPMFAPYKLREMELKNRIVVSPMAQYKAVDGCPTDWHLVHYGERAKGGAGLVYTEMTCVSAEGRITPGCPGLYAPEHEVAWKRMVDFIHSESEAKVCMQIGHAGAKGSTQLGWEIMDAPLKSGNWPLLAASDVAWSKDNQVPKAMTLEDMDLVRAQFVAAAEMADRAGFDMIEVHMAHGYLLSSFITPLTNHRTDEYGGSLENRMRYPLEVYKAMREVWPQHKPIAVRISANDWVGDDGVTPQEAVEIALMLKHAGVDICDVSAGQTSKQAKPVYGRMFQTPFADRIRNEAEMATMAVGNIYEPDHVNSILMAGRADLVCLARPHLANPYWTLHAASTLGDRDEAWPAPYHPGRDQMWRLAERADATLEKV from the coding sequence ATGAAAATCGTTTGTTTGGGTGGTGGCCCAGCCGGTCTCTATTTTGCGATCTCGATGAAGCTTCGCGACCCCTCGCATGAGGTGGTGGTTATCGAACGCAATCGTGCCGACGACACCTTCGGCTGGGGTGTAGTGCTCTCAGACGAAACGCTCGACAATCTCGCCGAGAACGATGTGGAGAGCGCTGCTGCTATCCGTGGGCATTTTGCCTATTGGGACGACATTGCCGTTCTTTTCAAAGGGTCCAAAACCGTGTCGACCGGTCACGGATTTTGCGGCATTGGCCGGAAAAAGCTACTCCTGCTGCTGCAGGAACGTGCCCGAGAACTCGGAGTCGAACTGCGCTTTGAAACCCAGTTCGGCAAAGCCAGTGACTATGCCAAGGACTATGATCTGGTTGTCGCCTCGGACGGCTTGAACTCACTCACCCGAACCGAAATGGCCGACAAGTTCAAGCCGGAAGTCGATGTTCGCAAATGCGAATTCGTCTGGCTGGGCACGCATCAGAAGTTCGACGATGCCTTCACCTTCATCTTTGAGGAAACGGACAAGGGTTGGCTCTGGGCTCACGCCTATCAATTTGACGATGAGACCGCGACCTTCATCGTGGAATGCACCCCGGAGACTTTTGACAATTTCGGTTTTGGCGAGATGAGCCAGCAGGAGACCATCGCCGTGTGCGAGAAGGTTTTTGCCGAGCATCTGGGCGGTCACAGCCTGATGACAAATGCCAACCACATCCGGGGTTCGGCCTGGATCAAGTTCCCGCGGGTGCTGTGCGAGCGCTGGAGCTATGACAACATCGTGCTCATGGGTGATGCCGCAGCGACTGCGCATTTTTCGATTGGTTCAGGCACCAAGCTGGCGCTCGAAAGTGCGATCGCGCTGGCGAACTATCTCCATTCCGAACCGACGCTCGAATCCGCCTTTGCGAAATATGAGGACGAACGCCGTCTCGAGGTTCTCCGGCTGCAGTCGGCGGCACGCAACAGCCTCGAATGGTTCGAAGAGGTGGAGCGCTATCTCGATCTCGATCCGGTGCAGTTCAATTACTCGCTTCTCACCCGATCGCAGCGCATAAGCCATGAAAACCTGCGCCTGCGCGATCCTGAATGGCTGGAAGGTGCCGAGCGCTGGTTCCAGATGCAGGCAGGCGTGCCCGGCAATGCGCCGGTCAGGCGGCCGATGTTCGCGCCATACAAATTGCGTGAGATGGAGCTCAAGAACCGCATCGTGGTGTCGCCCATGGCGCAGTACAAGGCTGTGGACGGCTGTCCGACCGATTGGCATCTGGTGCATTACGGCGAGCGCGCAAAGGGTGGTGCCGGCCTTGTCTACACCGAGATGACCTGCGTTTCGGCGGAAGGCCGGATCACGCCCGGATGTCCGGGCCTCTATGCTCCCGAGCACGAGGTTGCCTGGAAGCGGATGGTTGATTTCATTCACAGCGAGAGTGAGGCCAAGGTCTGTATGCAGATCGGCCATGCGGGCGCCAAGGGATCGACACAGCTTGGCTGGGAAATCATGGATGCGCCGCTCAAATCTGGCAATTGGCCTCTGCTGGCTGCGTCTGATGTGGCCTGGTCAAAGGACAATCAGGTGCCCAAGGCGATGACGCTTGAGGACATGGATCTGGTGCGGGCGCAATTTGTCGCTGCAGCCGAGATGGCCGACCGGGCCGGGTTTGACATGATCGAAGTTCACATGGCGCACGGCTATCTGTTGTCGTCTTTCATTACGCCGCTGACCAACCACCGCACGGATGAGTATGGCGGCAGCCTTGAAAACCGGATGCGCTATCCGCTGGAGGTCTACAAGGCGATGCGTGAAGTCTGGCCGCAGCACAAGCCGATCGCGGTGCGCATTTCGGCCAATGACTGGGTCGGTGACGATGGTGTCACCCCGCAGGAGGCTGTCGAGATCGCGCTTATGCTCAAGCATGCGGGGGTCGATATTTGCGACGTGTCTGCAGGTCAGACCTCAAAGCAGGCGAAGCCGGTTTACGGGCGTATGTTCCAGACCCCGTTTGCCGACCGGATCCGCAACGAGGCGGAAATGGCAACCATGGCTGTGGGCAATATCTATGAGCCGGATCACGTCAATTCGATCCTGATGGCGGGCCGGGCCGACCTGGTTTGCCTTGCTAGGCCGCATCTCGCCAACCCCTACTGGACGTTGCATGCGGCGAGCACGCTGGGTGATCGCGACGAGGCGTGGCCTGCTCCCTATCATCCTGGCCGGGACCAGATGTGGCGGCTGGCTGAACGTGCCGATGCCACATTGGAAAAGGTGTAA
- a CDS encoding SDR family NAD(P)-dependent oxidoreductase — MADMIGQHVVVTGAGSGAGEAIALAFALKGARVTALGRRLAPLEAVAVQSDRIFAVCGDVTDHAGLEVAIAQAVEKNGAPTIVIANAGSAESAPFLRTSADQFQAMVDVNLTGVFNTFQVCLAKMNPKTPGRLIAVASTAGLKGYSYVSGYCAAKHGVVGLVRSLGQELARTGVTVNAICPGFTETPMLAKSIDNIVEKTGRSREEAEASLRSVNPQDRFIQPEEIAETAIWLSSDAAASMTGQAISLSGGETQ; from the coding sequence ATGGCGGACATGATCGGGCAGCACGTGGTTGTGACGGGCGCCGGATCTGGTGCCGGCGAAGCCATTGCCCTGGCCTTTGCGCTGAAGGGCGCGCGGGTCACGGCGCTGGGGCGGCGGCTTGCACCGCTTGAAGCGGTGGCAGTGCAGTCTGACAGGATATTCGCTGTCTGCGGCGACGTCACAGACCATGCCGGCCTCGAGGTTGCAATCGCCCAGGCCGTGGAGAAAAACGGGGCACCGACCATTGTGATCGCCAATGCCGGATCGGCAGAGAGCGCGCCTTTCCTGCGCACAAGCGCCGACCAGTTTCAGGCTATGGTTGATGTCAATTTGACAGGTGTTTTCAATACTTTTCAGGTCTGTCTTGCCAAAATGAATCCAAAAACTCCAGGCAGGCTGATCGCCGTTGCCTCGACCGCAGGTCTGAAGGGCTACAGCTATGTCAGCGGCTATTGCGCAGCCAAGCATGGAGTGGTCGGTCTGGTGCGCAGTCTCGGCCAAGAGCTCGCCCGCACCGGGGTGACAGTGAACGCCATTTGTCCCGGATTCACCGAGACACCGATGCTTGCAAAATCCATTGACAACATCGTTGAGAAAACCGGACGCAGCCGGGAGGAGGCCGAAGCCTCGTTGCGCAGCGTCAATCCGCAAGACCGCTTCATTCAGCCGGAGGAGATCGCCGAAACCGCGATCTGGCTATCCAGTGATGCGGCAGCTTCGATGACCGGGCAGGCGATCTCGCTATCAGGAGGGGAAACACAATGA
- a CDS encoding enoyl-CoA hydratase family protein, producing the protein MTSETPQHFRLNLADGIAEVSLDRPERKNPLTFESYAELRDWFRALVYRDDVKVVIFGSNGGNFCSGGDVFEIIGPLLDKDMKGLLEFTRMTGDLIKAIIGCGKPVIAAVDGICVGAGAIIAMSSDLRIATPEAKTAFLFNRVGLAGCDMGACAILPRIIGQGRAADLLYTGRTMGAEEGERWGFYNRLVGADDLEAEARKLAQRLADGPTFANMMTKTMLAQEWNMGIEQAIEAEAQAQAICMQTEDFRRAYEAFAAKQKPVFEGN; encoded by the coding sequence ATGACGTCTGAAACACCCCAGCACTTCCGCCTCAACCTGGCCGACGGTATCGCCGAGGTTTCGCTCGACCGGCCCGAACGCAAGAACCCTTTGACCTTTGAAAGCTATGCCGAGTTGCGCGACTGGTTTCGTGCCCTCGTCTATCGCGACGATGTGAAGGTTGTGATCTTCGGATCCAATGGCGGTAATTTTTGCTCGGGTGGGGATGTGTTCGAGATTATCGGGCCGCTTCTCGACAAGGACATGAAGGGGCTTTTGGAATTCACCCGCATGACCGGCGATCTGATCAAGGCCATCATCGGATGCGGCAAGCCGGTCATTGCTGCAGTTGATGGAATCTGCGTTGGTGCAGGCGCCATCATCGCCATGTCAAGCGATCTGCGCATTGCCACACCGGAAGCCAAGACCGCATTCCTGTTCAATCGCGTGGGCCTTGCGGGGTGCGACATGGGTGCTTGCGCCATCCTTCCGCGGATCATTGGCCAGGGCCGGGCGGCGGATTTGCTTTACACCGGCCGGACGATGGGTGCTGAAGAGGGCGAGCGCTGGGGGTTTTACAACAGGCTCGTTGGTGCTGATGACCTCGAGGCCGAAGCACGCAAGCTCGCCCAAAGGCTGGCCGACGGCCCGACCTTCGCCAACATGATGACCAAGACCATGCTCGCCCAGGAATGGAACATGGGGATTGAGCAGGCGATTGAAGCAGAAGCCCAGGCGCAGGCAATCTGCATGCAGACCGAGGATTTCCGCCGCGCCTATGAAGCCTTCGCGGCCAAACAGAAACCCGTGTTTGAGGGCAACTGA
- the kynA gene encoding tryptophan 2,3-dioxygenase — translation MSEERNYDPSTEGAAMDFDGRMSYGDYLCLEGVLGAQNPRTDAHDEMLFIIQHQTSELWMKLAIHEIGAARAAIQSDQLQPAMKTLARVSRIFEQLNSAWDVLRTMTPADYTHFRRKLGQSSGFQSWQYRMIEYALGNRNHAMIRPHAHVPGILAKLEDELTKPSLYDEALRLAKRRGVDMPEAVLSRDVQHTHELSEGVIAGWKQVYEAPEEHWALYEVAEKLVDLEDYFRRWRFNHVTTVERVIGLKRGTGGTGGTSYLKRMLEVELFPELWRVRTEL, via the coding sequence ATGAGCGAAGAACGCAATTACGATCCATCGACAGAGGGTGCTGCGATGGATTTCGATGGTCGCATGTCCTACGGCGATTACCTATGCCTTGAGGGTGTGCTGGGCGCGCAGAACCCGCGCACCGATGCGCATGATGAAATGCTTTTCATCATTCAGCACCAGACGTCTGAGTTGTGGATGAAGCTCGCGATCCATGAGATCGGTGCCGCCCGGGCTGCGATCCAGAGCGACCAGTTGCAGCCCGCCATGAAGACGCTCGCGCGGGTCTCGCGGATTTTTGAACAGCTCAATTCGGCCTGGGACGTGCTTCGCACCATGACACCTGCGGACTACACGCATTTCCGGCGGAAGCTCGGTCAGTCTTCCGGGTTCCAGTCCTGGCAGTATCGCATGATTGAGTATGCGCTGGGCAACCGCAACCACGCAATGATCCGGCCGCATGCGCATGTTCCGGGCATCCTTGCGAAACTGGAAGACGAGCTGACAAAGCCAAGCCTCTACGACGAAGCGCTGCGTCTCGCCAAACGGCGCGGCGTCGACATGCCTGAAGCGGTGCTGTCGCGCGATGTCCAGCATACGCATGAACTGAGCGAAGGCGTGATCGCCGGATGGAAGCAGGTCTATGAGGCGCCCGAAGAGCACTGGGCGCTTTACGAGGTGGCTGAGAAGCTGGTGGACCTTGAGGACTACTTCCGGCGCTGGCGCTTCAATCACGTCACCACCGTGGAGCGGGTGATCGGGCTCAAGCGCGGAACCGGCGGCACGGGCGGGACCAGCTATCTCAAGCGGATGCTCGAGGTGGAACTGTTTCCGGAACTGTGGCGGGTGCGCACCGAATTGTAA
- a CDS encoding RidA family protein, with amino-acid sequence MIEAVNPPDWEKPKGYANGMLVDGERLYTGGQIGWNKDQVFEHHDFVGQLEQTLANIAAIVRSAGGEVTDIVRLTWFITDKKEYLARQKEVGAAYRRVLGRHFPSMSVVVVAGLIEDAALVEIEATAEIGKSAKEA; translated from the coding sequence ATGATCGAAGCAGTCAACCCGCCGGACTGGGAAAAGCCAAAGGGCTATGCCAACGGCATGCTGGTCGACGGCGAGCGCCTCTACACGGGCGGCCAGATTGGCTGGAACAAGGATCAGGTGTTCGAGCACCATGATTTTGTCGGCCAATTGGAGCAAACGCTTGCCAACATCGCGGCAATCGTGCGCTCGGCTGGCGGTGAGGTGACCGATATCGTCCGGCTGACCTGGTTCATCACCGACAAGAAAGAATATCTGGCCCGTCAGAAAGAGGTGGGCGCTGCCTATCGCCGGGTTCTGGGGCGGCATTTCCCGTCAATGTCAGTGGTTGTCGTTGCCGGATTGATCGAAGATGCGGCGCTGGTCGAGATCGAGGCCACGGCTGAGATCGGCAAATCGGCCAAGGAGGCTTGA
- a CDS encoding acyl-CoA dehydrogenase family protein, with protein sequence MADRSFLQWPFFDDVHRDIADRADDWAACTLGDIDHSNLDTTCKTLVSALGDAGWLRLTAVDPMDDTSRIDVRSLCILRETLARHDGLADFAFAMQGLGTGAISLFGTAEQKLEWLSQTREGKALSAFALSEPASGSDVANMAMTATRDGDGYVLNGEKTWISNGGIADVYTVFARTGEAPGAKGLSVFIVPADTPGLEIAERLDVVAPHPLARLRFADCRIPASAMIGAPGAGFRIAMSVLDVFRSTVAAAALGFARRALDESLARVSERELFGAPMSDLQMVQGHIAEMALDVDASALLVYRAAWLKDQGAPRVSREAAMAKLYATDHAQDVIDKAVQLHGGDGVRKGHIVESLYREIRALRIYEGASDVQKVVIARQTLANAKGD encoded by the coding sequence ATGGCGGATCGCAGTTTTCTTCAATGGCCATTCTTTGACGATGTTCACCGGGATATCGCTGATCGCGCCGATGATTGGGCGGCCTGTACGCTTGGCGATATTGATCACTCCAATCTCGACACCACCTGCAAGACGCTGGTTTCGGCGCTGGGTGATGCCGGCTGGCTTCGTCTGACAGCCGTCGATCCAATGGACGACACCTCGCGCATCGATGTGCGCAGTCTGTGCATTCTGCGCGAAACGCTGGCGCGGCACGACGGGCTGGCAGATTTTGCCTTTGCCATGCAGGGGCTTGGGACTGGCGCAATCTCGCTGTTCGGGACGGCAGAGCAGAAATTGGAATGGCTGTCGCAGACACGTGAAGGCAAGGCCTTGTCGGCATTTGCCTTGAGCGAGCCCGCTTCAGGGTCCGATGTCGCCAACATGGCGATGACAGCGACGCGAGATGGCGATGGCTATGTTCTCAACGGCGAGAAAACATGGATCTCCAATGGCGGTATCGCCGATGTCTACACGGTCTTTGCCCGCACAGGCGAAGCGCCGGGCGCCAAGGGACTGTCTGTGTTTATCGTTCCTGCGGATACGCCAGGGCTGGAGATTGCCGAACGGCTTGATGTGGTTGCGCCGCATCCGCTGGCGCGGCTCCGCTTCGCCGATTGCCGTATTCCAGCCTCGGCGATGATCGGCGCGCCTGGTGCCGGGTTCCGCATTGCGATGTCGGTGCTGGATGTGTTTCGCTCGACGGTAGCCGCAGCCGCGCTGGGCTTTGCCAGGCGGGCGCTGGACGAGAGCCTCGCCCGGGTGTCGGAGCGTGAATTGTTTGGCGCGCCGATGAGCGATCTGCAGATGGTGCAGGGGCATATTGCCGAAATGGCGCTGGATGTCGATGCTTCCGCGCTGTTGGTCTACCGGGCCGCCTGGCTCAAGGATCAGGGTGCGCCGCGGGTCAGCCGCGAGGCGGCGATGGCCAAGCTCTATGCCACCGACCACGCCCAGGATGTGATTGACAAGGCCGTGCAACTGCATGGCGGCGACGGCGTGCGCAAGGGTCACATCGTCGAGAGCCTGTACCGCGAGATCCGGGCGCTCCGGATCTATGAGGGCGCATCTGACGTCCAGAAAGTCGTGATTGCCAGGCAGACACTGGCCAATGCCAAAGGAGACTGA